TTTCATTGTGACTGTTCACAAAGAGCTGGCGCTTTTTGTGCGCATGCTGAGAGCCATTTACATGCCACAAAATGTGTACTGTATTCACGTGGATGCCAAGGCGTCAGTGGAGTACCAGGTGGCCGTGCAAAGGCTAGTCAGTTGCTTTGAAAATATAATCCTCTCCAGCCGAAGTGAGACAGTGACCTATGCTGGGTTTTCACGCCTGCAAGCTGATCTGAACTGCATGAAAGATCTAGTAAAGTCTAATATAGGCTGGAAGAAGGTTGTGAATTTGTGTGGGCAGGATTTCCCCATTAAGAGCAACCTGGAACTGGTGCAGTATATGCAGAGCAAAGAATGGAAGGACAGAAACATGACGCCTGGTGTCAAACAACCAGTGTCTATGAGGCACAGAACACAACTCCAGCATCAGGAGATCCCAGGGTCTCATGTGGCTCTAAAGGGGCCGGGGCGGAAAAAAGGTCCTCCTCCACACAATCTGCAGATTTATTTTGGAACAGCCTACTATGCTCTCACAAAGCCTTTTGTAGACTTTGTTATGGAAAGCCCTATAGCCCACGACCTCTTGGAGTGGTCCAAAGACACATTCAGTCCAGACGAGCACTACTTTGTGACACTCAACCACGTCAAAGGTAACATTTGCTTTCTTTAAACACAGAACCAAGTCAATTTCCCACTGCTGTCTTTATCCAAGTTCTGCTGCACAATTCTAAAGTATGGATGTTGTTATAAACTTAATTAAGCAAGCACATTAAACGGCACATTTTTTGTTCTGTCCGACTCAACTTTTACAGTAAATACCAGAATTTCCAAACAACATATTTCAATCTTGCACTgtggtgaggtgaggtgaggaCGACGTTACAGCATCGGATACTGTACACCAAAATTTTATCCGTCAGTCCAGAATTGGTCTGAACTACGGTGGTGAGGGccacaaatgcatggactaaaGCTTTGCAAGACAATTATCTTATAACTGCCTTGTAAGATAATGCCACACCTTCCTTTTCTGCAGGGATGCAGTAGCAGAGACTACTGGGAAATGATCAACTGGTTATCTAAATGTTTGCAAAATAGTACTgggcagagaaagagaaagacacATTTATTAATATCTCCATTTGGAAATTGACGGCAAATAGGTGCTatgaaaagtgaagaaaacaacTTTTGTTCACCGAATGTAATGAACTCCATATCCTGTACATACTGCAGAGGATATGGGTTAACTGGTCCAAAGTCCACTCGTATTGATCTGGGACCTAAAACTGTGTTAAGATTATTACATTTACAAGTAAGTATCAACACCATTTAAAAATTGACAAGCTGCCTTTAGTTAAACTTAAAGAGTTAGTTCAGAATGCATTTGATTAGAATCGGGCATTAAAAGatcagagttttttttcctaACTAGTGAAGTAAATGCATCATAGTGACAGCAGCACAGACAGTCACACACCTCTGCGTCTTTGTTGTGAAAGTAAAAGTGTGTACAGCTCAACTTTGTTTCTAAAAGATACACGTTTACCATCCGTGACATCTCACACAAAGGCtgtgaaactgacagcaacaCCTGGCAGATAGAAACTGACAGAGACTGACTGATTTTCATGCTGTGCAGGACTGTTTAAAAACACTAAACCAGCCTGTCCCAGAAAGCAGTGCTAAACAAAAAGTGTGGTCCACCACAGCCTGTACGACACAGTGTAATCCCATCATGTTGAAGCAGgttacatgctttttttttcccctgtaaGGACATAGCAGTAATTGGATGGAACTACAATTTGGTGTGTATCTGCTTTGCCAGTGGCACACAGACGGTATACATACTGATACTGGCTGTGGAAAGGATTTAATTCCCTTGTTTGACTAGGTGTACCAGTGTCGAAAATATACACATGTAGATACTTATCAAGACAAAATAATGGTATTTCACATGTGTGGGGTGGTGCCTTTGTTTACATTtgcaaaagtaaaacaaatgcACCTCATCTTGTGTGgacataaaaataaactactaaTAAACTGCTAGATTGAGCTCAGAAAGATAAAAAAGTTAAGAACCTATAACCTGGTGCAGAGAGTGAAAATCTTAGTCCGGCCACCTGAAGTGCttcatttttagatttttaATGACAAAACGAGATAGAAGGCCTGTAGCCTGGTACAGTTTGAGGAAAATGTAAAGGATGCTCATGGTAAATGAGTTATTATGATTACAAAGTTAAAAACGTAACTGGACAAGCTCCACAGCAATGGGACTTACtttgtgtttatgcatttagcagatgcttttatccaaagcgacttacaaatgaggatataacattacagctaacatcaaagttaacataagctacatagaaggaaaccacgaGTCAGACTGTCAGAAGTGACAGAGGTGGCAGTGTACAGATTGCAGGCATCGAGGGAAGTACAGCAAgagaaagtgcagtagagggggtagggaagtacagggtttAAGGGTTTAACACTTTAAGTGTTCACTAACAGTTTCTATCTAATTGGATAAATGACTTTAAGGGCAAGGACTAACTAATTATTTTGGAAACTTTTCCATTCATTAATTCCTCCTTTTAAATAAAGAGCCGTACTGTAGCCACTTTATCAAGCTTTTCTATGGGAGGCATTCAGGACTGTTTTCCAGCCGCTACTGGGCGAGGGGTAAGGTACACAATGAGCAGGTTTAGCTCCAAACAGAACCAAGTAAATCTGCGTATTTCAGTTAGGTTACGTTGTAATTATTGATTTTGTCTGGTTACATGTTTGAAGAAGCTCCAGGCAGCAACATTGATGGAGGCTGGGCAGGAGCTATCCGGGCAATCAAATGGAGGGATCAGGAGGGAATAACACATAATGGTTGCAAAGGTACGGCATTGTAGAATATGTACATCAATTGACAATTGTGTTTAATTAATGTGCGACAGCTTATTCATCTTGGTCAGCTTTGCAGTGCTTTGGTAATTGCGGATACTTTGGAAACTGCTATTCAGCACAAAAGAAAATGATTGTTCCTAATTATTCTTTGCTGACAAATATCTGACCAAATCCCCAAACAAGTatgaattttattttctttttatctacATGACTCGCCAGATGAACATTTTTTGCTCATTATTCTTTGCCTTGAGCTGTTTCCACTAATATGCTGCAGCCCACGCATTTTCTACACTGGCTCCATGAAATCAAATGTCTGCATCAGACGGATCTGCTGTTGAGCAGTTTATTGCTTCAGCACCCAACTGCTAGGAAACAAGAAACACACCCCTGTGCAGCCGAACGCTCTCTTGCTTTCCTTTTCGCCTTTATCTTTCCATGTATTGGTATAGGCCattctgatgatgatgaggtcTGAGGCCTAGTCTGCCAGACTAAATGTATGGCAAATAAAGCAGCGTAATATTCCATTAAGTCCTACTTCTTGTGTGCTTTACCACTGCATCACCTTGACTACTGTTTTCAGTAGTGAGAACATGTCTTATAGAGAATATCTCTTGCTGAGACATGGCAACGGCAGACAATGTCGAGACTTTATTCTCCTGAAACTGTCCAGAGTTATGCGAGATGGCAAATCTGATTAGGTTTGGTTCTTGATTACAGATAAGATTATAAGACCAATTACTGCCATGGCAACCCAAGCTTCACTcatgaaaaaataatgaaagGACCGTGAGGAGGATTTGTTTGGTACATTATAGATGTGATTACTTATATGAGCTTTAACAGgtgtaagattaaaaaaaagatttgtgtACAACTAAAACCATATTAACTTATTCACCCAGATGCAAACTAAATAATCTGCCAACACTCAAAGCATCACAAAAACATTCAcgtcaaaaaataaataaataaaatcaaagaaCTAACTTAGACTTTGTCTCAAAGTACATGTtctaaattgttgttttttttcaattcccAGGGCATTATGTACGTGACATCTGTATCTACGGAGTGAAAGATCTGCCATGGATCATCAACAGGAACAGCATGTTTGCCAATAAGTTTGAGAGTAATACCTTTCCCGAGGCACTTGATTGTCTGGAGCAGTGGCACAGGAGCAAAGTGCTGATCCAGACAACTGTTCCCATAGAACCGACGTGGCTGCTAGCCACGCAGAGCAActcaagcagcagcagcaatttCAGCAGCCATGCTGGAGCATGACATCACTGGAACAAGGGAAAACGCAGCTAAGCACAGCAGGATGACTGCACTGTGCATTTCCAGATTCTTTCGTGCGACTATGGTTTACAGATGTAGTTATCTGTTTATGAAACTACTATCACTGTTATTTATTGAGACATTCGCCATTAagacacatcacacaaagtatTGAATAAACAACAAATTAGATGATGAATTTGATACTATAATGCAGAGTTTGTGAGATGTATTTGTCGATGAATCTACGATCTAACTTTattattgaaaaaataaaagagtagCTAATGTTAACAACAAAGACAATTTCACAAAAACTTCTACTTCCCTCCATCTGACATTGCACAAGTCACCATTTCATCTTCATTTCTACATTTTCATTCCAAATGATCACTCCCAAAATTTAACTTTTTAATGAGGCTCAGATGATATctagtaaataaagtttaacTAGGTTCATTTTAGGCAAGAAATAATCCTCTCGGTGGGAAATGTGTATTGGACAAGGCAAAGACCTATACAtttccaacacaaacacaaacagaaataataaaatgtatgcaTCTCTCtcgaatacacacacacacacacacacacacacacacacacacacacacagctctagATTGCATTCAGACCACTTCTAGCACTGCAACACAATGCACTGGGTAAGTGTGGGCACATTTTAGGGTACATGTAGAAATTAACATACAATCCAGAGTCTACTATTATAGACTATTAGATGCAAAGAAAATTTATAAATTTATAGAAAACGGACAAAAGCTGTTTCCGTTCTAATGTTCATCCAAACTAACAACCTATATGCACCGAGCCCTTAAAACCTGTTAAGACAAATGCTTGTTCTGTACTGTGTCATGTTTTATTTCTAAACCATCAAGCAGGTATGAACTAAGTGTAACAACAGCTTGGATATCTGATGTCCTGCATATGCAGGAGCACTCAGACACCTGGATACACCTACTCTATGAAAATGAATGGGTAGGTGTGTCCAAATTATTGACTGGTACTGCTAACAATCTCATGTGTTCTCAGAAAACGCAAACAACTGTCAATACACGTTTATGCACAGCAGAATGCAAGATAAAAAATATACTAGTAAAAGTCTGCATACAGTCTCATTTCCGACACgacaccccccccctcccccccccccccccccccccccccggagaGGCCCCATAACCCATTTCTTCCCGTGGTTTAGGCATCATTTCTGAAGAACTAGAGCAACGGATCCGTGGTTTCAAGATGctttcatttccacagaaacagCAAAAGAGACTGCATAATATCTCTAAATAGACTGTGTATGGGAAATTATGACCGTAGCTTTAAAGCTTCGAACTAACAGGTCAGAACCGCAAATAGGCTGGAGGAGTGCTTGTGTGAGATTTTCATGAGGCTCCAACTGGGTCAGATTGGGCTGGAGGGAAGAACATTAGATTCAAATTTGGATAATATATCTTCCAACTTTAATCAACACTAAAACAATACAGTCATGTGTGCACCAGCAAATGTATGTATTGGAGTAGGCTATCTGCTTGTTTGTAGCTCTATTTGCTCAGTCCCATGTATTTGCTCAGTTTTAGGAGCAAAGCTTTAAATTAGCTTTCTCGTTCTGCCTCTCTTGGCTAGCTCTTCCATTATCATGACAGCAATCAATCTCTCGCAATTGTTTTAAGGTTACTTTTAGTAGAGCTCATTTAGATTTCACTAAAAGTGCAAGAATAATGCTGCTATATCAAGTTTCTCCAAGATTTTTGGATAGTTACAACAATTAATTAAGCTCTTCGGAGTTCTGAGATTTCAAACTCTCCCATGCCTCCCATGGGAGTGTTAAACAACATTCAGACTTATTTTCGGCCTTAAATTCCATCTAAGCAACAGCTGTGCATCTGGAAACATGCCACTCTCAGACCATTATGTTTTTATCTAAATCAATATCAGCTTGTTTACATAGTAACATTTTTGTTATGCAACGAGAACAAGAAGAATCCACGTGTTGCACGTGAGAAGACCGTGACAAAGAGTTGTGTAGAAGATAACAggtatatgaaaaaaaaaaattaacaaattaaAGGACCAAAAAGGATAATCGCTCACCTTGTGGCAGATATCTGTCTTGACCTCCTTCAGGGCCCTGTCTGAAAACACACAGCCGCAGGTCTGCAAGTAACAGAACCTGAAAAGAAAATATAGGGATGTAACATATATGCAGAGTGTCTTCTTTTTCTAATCTTTCTAGTGTGCAGGGACACTTCCAGATCAAAGACTCCAAAAGCTTTTCAAAAATGAACATGAACAATGgccagtacaaaaaaaaaaaaaacaacaacaaaaaaaaaaacattcaggcCATTGACAGTGTTTCCACTAATCACAGTCATAATTCAGCTCATTCTCAACTGGCTGAAGATATCCCTTGATTCTCTGAAAAGACGTTTGTTCTAGCAGTCTAGAGTTTCACCCCAGTCTATCTCTAAGAAATTATGTAAAATGAGTGTCTGAGGCAGCTCAAAGAAAGTATGTAAACTCCTGGAAAACAGCATGGACCTGGTGGAAAGCAAGTTGTATGTAATACAAAGTTGGCTGTACATCACAGACAATATATACAGCGCTTTACATAAGTATCTGCTGCCGGCCAAACTGAAGAAGACTCTTGTCTAGCCTGTCTGTATCTTTCACATGCTCACTATCAGTGTGTGTTCTCCCTCAGCCGAGAGGTCTATATTTCTGTTTATCCTATCATTTGTACATCTTCAGAAAGCAGTGGAAgttttgataaataaataaagaatcaCCAAAGTCTAATATGTTTCTGACCAGTCTGCTTCCACAAATGGGTAACAAGAACAAGtagcttaaaggtagggtaggagatcctggattttgagtccagcgaagctgcattttgaaaatacacaggtaaaaagtcccaacccttttcttcactttccccccgaaggcacgcctctagagtacatgaacgcgcacgagcacgaaggtgcacgagcgctgttctgacagcaagcatcgatcgttgccgtatttagtatttagtatttagtttatgctaactatacgtttaataatgctaggtgctagccaagctggctctagtttagcttcctgccaagcttcgttcacggagcagggtacgcgcacagggggaaggagggggaaggagggggagggaggagcagattgcagtttgatagacggtatcagtatccaatcattgtgaatggaccgttcacaatgattggatactgttttttcctagattgtacgttctagaggccactaaaacttttcatatttgtgtcaaaacttttaattaattggttgcaatgggggtgtgaagagtatttcaagcaatatgtaaaaaaatgttccagaaaaagatcccctaccccgcctttaatctTTCATTTTTCCTTGTAACCAGGGTGAAAGTTTCGACACCAGAGCCTTTTAGAAAATGTCAGACTTTTGCAgtgctctgaaaaaaaaaagatgcaggaTGCACTGCTTTTTCTCAAGCCAGTCCCATAAGCAATTTACTCATCTAGGACAACTGATGCTCACAAAGAAAGTAGTATATAAACACAGTTGAGATGAGCACATTTAATGGAATAATGCCATTACGGCGTGCTTGAAGCCACCAAATTTGAGGATTTTAAAGCTAAAACATTTCTCCAGAGGGACATGCCCCATAACCTGCTGCCTGCGCACATtacaaaaaatgaataaagtgtAAGAATTTGAGAGGCTACtgggattaaaaaaagaagaagaatgctTTGGACATTGAACTGATTTTGGATTAGTTATGAGATTAGTGAATAGACCTGCTGAGTAAACTGTGAACAGTACACTGAATTTAATATCTTGATGATCAGAGTTAGTTAATTATATTTACTCATCTCTATAATCAGTTCTTAGGTTTACTGCTTTTGATTAATGTTGTTTACCTGTGCTTGCCATTCATCTCCAAACCTACAACAGGGCAAATGAACATGCCACAGTGAATGTCTTCATATCTGTCTCCTTTCGTAGTTCTTCTCTCTCCCTCCCATTCAGGGTTATCAGTCAAGTTGAGCTCCTTTATATCCTGCAGAAACAAATGGACATACGTTGGAATACGTTTCCTGTTTTGAActaaatacatatatacacaaaaATGTATCCAGACACAATTGCATGGGCTCCAGTCTCTCCAAATGGAAATGCATATGACAGCACTTAAACGAAGGTACCTTGATCCCACGGATGTGTGTTACAGCCTCAGCATTGGGTCTCTCAGCAGACTTATCCAGAAGGTATTCAATAATGGCATCTTTGTTGTAAAGCCTGAAACAAAATTTGGACAGGGCTTTCAGGATTTCAGAGTACCGTTTTCAGTAATGGGTCGTAAGGCTGCACAACATACTGTTCCAGTATATATACAAGCGTGTGCATTTGATCAGGGTGAGCACTATAAAGTGAGGCATATAAACTGAAATACTTTTTTGACacataatacaaaataaaaactcaaaCAACTGTCATTTTTCAAGATAAATCTAAAGAAGTCTGTCTGATTTAGTATAATCCCCTTCTGTTAAAGGGTTTTAGTTTAGAACAACTCTATTTCTAAAATGAAGAGTGTGCTCTTATGGCAAGTAGGCTCTGCACTTCCACAGGTACATGAGGTCATGAGTGTCCAGGTGGAGTTCTGCAAGACTAGACATGGattcattgggcctcatgcaagaaccgttcgtacgcacagatttgttcttaagtcgtgcgtacgagggatttaagagaatttgcgcattcaccattcttttcgtattttacgttttctttcaggtacgaacagaattacgagtgatccagacctgtcgtaggagtttcgtaaaaacgtccgctgttattccaatcaagtttgcttgactaatggattgtatatttcattactttgaagcaaacataaataaatatatacattacaccccataatgatgctgacatgattctgtttgacttaaattatgcactaatttaaggttaatttgactctgtatataacaaggtcaatgggaagcataaccagcagctgacttgctacttttggatgccttagcgcgtcaggctcttggaagagaccgtgtggagacagacgaatggctgacatcgcgatttagattcccaaggactgtgctgctacaaatatgcagcttgctgccacaactccagagagaaacacgctgatcaaacccaattccaccacacgtccaggtcctcaccacccttggatttttgaccactggaacctttcagagggagattggagacagatcgggtgtgtctcagtcctctgtgagtcgtgcgctccccttgatcatcaaaactctcatcagtttatcacccatggtacatcaaattcccacacaccgctgtccaacatgtacaaattaagagggactttcatgccttggctggactgccaaacataatcggagcaatagactgcacacatatacgcatcaaagcacccgtgctgttgtggagcgcactgagctgaaggccaggtgggtgtgtctcgatacagcgaggggcaaactgctctatagcccagagtaggcatgccagatttgcacaatattgccatgaacgagggtctccacttgaaccagcccaggcagaccagaaggtgtggtaccagaagacccccctcatggaccgccccatcaaagagccatcatgatgaggcaacaactgattgcacagctttagttgcagtcatcgagcgcctggccatggcgagacgtttttttttttttttcaagccattttcatatcaaaccatttcttttttatttcggtgacattacaaactacaggtgacacagaattaacagaacttgtaattgcttcccatttcttcgctttagcaggtccactgctgacacagctaaaaatgacagattttcctttttgggtctctgaaagcagaacttcaatctcagagcccctaaagttgacTTTTTATAACCAAACATCTGGTAATAAACACtatatctttcttttattttgtaatactgaatatacctgaaaaaaacaaaacatgacaatGAAAAGTTTTCTCAACTACCGTGCAgccattgattgattgattgggtTTACTTTCTAATTAGTTTCTTAGTACTAGCATAAGTTCTTTCTGCCTCACAGTGTGCTTATTTTGTCTGAATGACGATAAAATTGAGACAAAAACATGTCGTACCTGCCCAGCTCACAAGAAACGATGGGGCGTCTGAGTTTCTCCTGGCTCAAGGCACAGTACTTCCACTTGGCAGCTAGTTCGGCATTCTTGTCAACCTGGAAATGTCAGACCGTAATGTATCACGACATGACGTAGATTAATTGAGTACAGTATTCGCTTAAACTATAACCTGTAAAAAATAACACGACTTTGTTTTGAAAGCTGAAACAAATTCCGCCATCGTTTAACGTAAAGGTAGATTTAAATAGCTGTAACTGTCAATTAACTTCGTTTGAAGTCAATTTTCATAAGCTAGTAATAATATGTTTAGCCTGTTAGCGTTAGCAACCGACTGTTTTCGACAGGGTCCAGAGCACGGATCAATTTCAACAGAAAGGGGGTGAAAATAAAGGTAACACACCTTCTCTACTTTTTTCGGACCTTTTACCAACTCATGTCTTTTGGGAATCGTTCCACCATCACATCCCATCGTGAAAATAGATTGAGTTCAGTTAACTCGGTTAGCCTGTATGGACAAAACTCGTCACAGGCAGGAAGTTCTCAGGTTATAAACAAACAAGGAGACATCTGCAAAGCTCGCGGGATGTGCACTTAAGCTGGTGTCGCCCTCTAGTGGCCGAATACAATTTACAGCTCTTCAGTTGTATGTTGCAGCTTCGGCCACAGCATGGGGGTGTTATTCCAAGAATCAGATCTCTTTGAACGCAAGTGGAGGTTCCCCATTGACCATGAAAAtattacatatttatatatactttAGGGGAGAAATATGTGGAATGGACAAGTGCACATCATTCCAACTAAGAAACTATGATTTttattgttgcattttttttcttgtgtacaGTAAGATGATAATAAGTGTGTATACAAAACAATACATatatttttgcccttttttctAAGCATCAGATTTCACCAATATTTTTATCAGTGAAAGTTGTCATAAAAAACTATCTTGCCAACATATTTAGCCGTCTTCAGTTCTTTACAACATGTGGATATaaccaaagaaaaaacaactacCCACAGATTACTTCACTCCTTTATTCCCCATCCATCTATTAGACATTTTCAGTCAGCCATTAAACCTAGAACTAGTAAGTGACATTAGTCTGGCTTTCAGGCCCTTTGTCAGAGTGGTTTGAAGATGAAAGTTTCCTTGGAAGATAGTTCAATGAGTGCTAATGAGATCTGTTTCCTGTGCCTTGCAGACTGCAGATTAGTTTACTATCGATGGTGCTGTCCAAGAGCGACCATTAGTTTGGGGAATACCTCAGTGGAGACATCTCTGGCGGCATGACTAATAATTTGTGTTTAAGAGAAGATAGAATAAAATGCAATGCTGGGCTTCATTTTGGCTGGGAAAATATGTTTCAATGTATTTATGCTCTAACTCATACAGGCTGACAAATGTACTCAACAAAATAAGGCAAAATGAACTAATATAAACACAGTTACGTCTCTCCATTTTGCCCTTTGGTTCGATTAGTTCTTCCTGTAATTTATAAATTGTGTTACGTGTCTTATTGAATTTCCCCCCTTTCTCACATAGAGCTAAATGTTTAGTATGGATTTTCATTAGAGGCAATGGAGTGAAAGCTCTGTTAGCAAACTATCTTTGAGACAGCACAGCACCCCAGGCTGATAGAACAAAGCAACAAAGCAACTCCCCAGGAGTGCACAATGGCTGCTGGACAAAAGAGGAGTAGAACAATGATCTTCTTCTAAACCTGTTTTGTGTGTTATGCTCTTTTCAAAACTGCAGAACCAGTTTCCTGTGCTGATGCCTTTAATCGTTAAATCATTAAAATGAAATGCAAAGTGACAATAATCTTTGTGGAAATAATATGAAGATGCAAATAGCCTCAACCAAATTCTTTGtaaactttttttccccttttcttaACATGCAAAAACTTAAACACAAATGCCAGTATTCTAAATATGTCAACTGATGCTACATCTTCAGTGTAACAGAAATATGTGTGTCGTCATGGCTGAATCTTTATCAAGGTATACCCTAATGACAACAATGTGAGAATGGTAAtgggtcagtttgggtttaGCACATAACTACTTCATGTTGTGGACACATCGTAGATTACAGGCTAATTCTTAAATGTGACCCTGATCAGTTAAGCACTTTAAAATGAGGCCATTTTTGGTTGAATATACTTTTATCTGATAAAATCATTCCAATATATTGA
The Odontesthes bonariensis isolate fOdoBon6 chromosome 3, fOdoBon6.hap1, whole genome shotgun sequence DNA segment above includes these coding regions:
- the rtf2 gene encoding replication termination factor 2 isoform X2 encodes the protein MGCDGGTIPKRHELVKGPKKVEKVDKNAELAAKWKYCALSQEKLRRPIVSCELGRLYNKDAIIEYLLDKSAERPNAEAVTHIRGIKDIKELNLTDNPEWEGERRTTKGDRYEDIHCGMFICPVVGLEMNGKHRFCYLQTCGCVFSDRALKEVKTDICHKCGDLFKYDDLVVLNGTKEEVEKLREKMGEKRVKAKTKKSKKNKAAETVSTPSESKEDTQSPPVDVAGRSSLQNGDESSQSDVAGPSGSSTSSKDAQSSTASATKRSIQDMEGKSEAFKSLFTTHSSAKRTKDQTSNWVTHTPYHF
- the gcnt7 gene encoding putative beta-1,3-galactosyl-O-glycosyl-glycoprotein beta-1,6-N-acetylglucosaminyltransferase 7 — its product is MCQLEGTKYSFLFCLGISIIICSLIYLRTTMSTERKPQQSSSCRPFSNECKAFLPSMDKGVEWRQRDCQVESYILNSNLECSNLIRDLHFITRPLSNEEEDYPLAFIVTVHKELALFVRMLRAIYMPQNVYCIHVDAKASVEYQVAVQRLVSCFENIILSSRSETVTYAGFSRLQADLNCMKDLVKSNIGWKKVVNLCGQDFPIKSNLELVQYMQSKEWKDRNMTPGVKQPVSMRHRTQLQHQEIPGSHVALKGPGRKKGPPPHNLQIYFGTAYYALTKPFVDFVMESPIAHDLLEWSKDTFSPDEHYFVTLNHVKEAPGSNIDGGWAGAIRAIKWRDQEGITHNGCKGHYVRDICIYGVKDLPWIINRNSMFANKFESNTFPEALDCLEQWHRSKVLIQTTVPIEPTWLLATQSNSSSSSNFSSHAGA